TATGATTTTTATTGATCTAGGAGTTTAAGATGTACCAACGAAAACGTGGTTTTACCCTGATTGAATTACTGGTGGTGATCGCCATCATCGCAATTTTGATAGCACTATTGTTACCTGCTGTGCAACAGGCTCGCGAAGCAGCACGTCGGAGCACCTGTAAAAATAGTCTGAAACAGATCGGAGTTGCGTTACATAACTATCTCGAGACCCATTCCACTTTCCCTCCCGGAATCACGAGAGCACCACAGCACCCCTATGCCGGAGTAAGTGGTTGGAACACGGGGAAGGTCTTATGGTCAGCATTTATCCTGCCTTTTATGGATCAGGGACCGCTCTACAATAAGATTGATTTCTCAATGCCTGACCCGGGAAGACACGCTAATAACGCAGACGTGCGGAATGTTGAATTGCCTGTTTACCGCTGTCCCAGCGACCCGGGTGGGAAAGGGACGACAGGTTCTTCCAGTGGTCCCAGTAATTATACGGGGTGTGTCGGAAACAGCCCGCTTGGCTCCGTCTCTGGTGGCGGCAGTACCTATAAAAATAATGGGACCTCAGTCTTTTTTACTGACAGTAAAACAAAGATCCGTGATATTACTGATGGAACTTCCAACACAATGATGGTTTCCGAGTTACTGGTTGGTTCTGAATACGTCAACTACGGAAATGTCAGTACGGGAGGTATTTTAGATGATTGTAGTGCGTCTGGAAGTACTGGAAAGCTACGAGGTCAATCATGGTTTTATGGAGATGCTTCAATTCGCTGGGCTTACTTGACTGTGTTTCCTCCTAATACGAAAGCCGCTTGTCGAACCTATCAGGAGTATGCCAATGCTTCTCCTGCCAGTCAGCATGTCGGCGGTGTGCATATTCTGCTCTGTGATGGCGCGGTTCGATTTGTATCTGATAACATCCATCTGAAAACATGGCAGGACCTCGGTCACAAATCAGATGATAACGTACTGGGAGAATTCTGATTCGGACGAAATTCCTGCTGGAAAAGATCGAAGCGCTGCGCTCAGGTCTGAAGCCGTTCCCGCAGTCGGTTCGCTGATCGGCTGCGTTTCTCATAGTGTAGTTACTTTTATGGAAAAGAAAAATGCTTACAAAGAACCAATTTCATATCCTGGTTTCTGGGCTGATTATATTGGTCACAACTGGCTGCGGTGGATCGTCAGGGTTGGAGTTTTCTACCTCTCAGGTGCAGGGAACGGTCAGCTATCAGGGGAAACCGCTGGAGTCAGGGAAGATTCGCTTTATCCCTGATGGAGAAGTCGTTAATGGGCAGGTTGCTGGTAAGGCAATTTTTGCTGACATCAAGGATGGGAAATATACCGTTTCAGCAGAGGATGGCGCAACGGTTGGCAAAAACCGTGTCGAAATTAAAAGCTACCGTGGTTCTGGCAAAATGGTTGTTTCCTCAGGGGGGGAAGGTCAGAAAGTTGAGGAAGTCGTGCAGTTTATTCCGGCCCAATATAATACAGAAACCACATTGTCCGTCGAAATTAAAAAGGGGGATAATGTGCTTGATTTTGATCTAAAGTAATTTGCAGAGATCTTTTGCTTTGAAAAGAGTCTTGGCTTACGCTCGCTTTTTTGTCGTCTGAATATGAGTAGAATTTAAAAGTATTATCAAGTCCATAAGAGACCTGTTATATTCGATCTGTTTAATCGATTTTCATGAAGCAGGCAGTGTGGAGTAAGGTGATGCAGCAAGCAAGATTCTTTCTCGTCTGGTTGATGGTTTTCATACTCTGGCAGTCAGCAATTTCCGCGGGGCAGGCAAAACCTGATCGCGAGAAACTGGCGCGGGAGTTTGTCAAACAGCTTGAACAGGGAGAGTTTGAGAAGGCGGTCCAGCGGTTTGACACTGTGATGACTAAGGCACTTCCCCCAAACAAACTGGAGGCGATCTGGAAAGGTGTTCTCAGTCAGTATGGCAGCCTGCAACGGATTGCTGATTCGAGAACCGAGGCGATTAAGAAATATCAGATCGTATTTGTCACATGTCAGTTTGAGCGAGGCCAGCTCGATACCAAGGTCGTTTTCACAGAGCAAAATGAAATCGCAGGCCTGTTTTTCGTTCCTGGTGGTGTCTATCGTACTCCTGGTTATGTCGACAAGAAACAGTTTGAGGAAGTCGAAGTAACGGTCGGTGCCGGGCTCTGGGCGGTGCCGGGTACACTCTCGCTGCCTAAAGGTGACAAGCGGGTACCTGCGGTGGTGCTGGTTCATGGATCAGGCCCCCATGATCGGGATGAGACAATCGGCCCCAATAAACCATTTCGTGATCTGGCACAGGGGCTCGCTTCCCGAGGCGTTGCCGTTCTGCGGTATGAGAAGCGGACGAAACATCATCAGCTCAAAATGGCGTTGCTTTCCGGAGGGCTGACTGTCAAAGAGGAATCCGTTGACGACGCAGTCGCTGCTGTAGATGTTCTGGCCAATCAGCCACGGATCGAAACGAATCGCATCTACGTATTAGGCCATAGTCTGGGAGGGAACCTGCTGCCACGGATCGGAGCCGCTTCTGCAAAGATCGCTGGCTTTATCAGCTTTGCCGGCTCGGTACGGCCTCTGGAAGACCTGGTGCTTGATCAGGTGAAATACCTATTCTCACTGGATGGGGCAGTTACGGCCGAGGAACAGCAGAAGATAGATGCTATCAAAAAACAGGTGGAAATGGTGAAATCACCAGCACTGTCTGCAGATTTTGCGGCATCAGAACTCCCCTTAGGCATTTCGGCTCCATACTGGCTGGATTTGAGGGGATATCAGCCTGCCGTGCGTGCCCAAACGCTGCAGAAGCCCTTTCTGATCCTGCAGGGGGAGCGGGATTATCAGGTCACGATGGTTGATTTTGATCTGTGGAAACAGGCTTTGGGAAGCCGTGCAGATGTCACACTGATTTCTTATACTCGTCTGAATCACCTTTTTATGGCGGGTGAGGGGAAAAGTACTCCCAGTGAATATCTCACTCCTGGCCATGTTGAGAAGCGTGTGATTGTCGATATTGCCAAATGGATCAAAGCCCAGAAATAGGAGAACTCTTGAGGGCTGTTCTCGTTGAACGCTGGGCTCGTT
This window of the Gimesia fumaroli genome carries:
- a CDS encoding DUF1559 domain-containing protein; translation: MYQRKRGFTLIELLVVIAIIAILIALLLPAVQQAREAARRSTCKNSLKQIGVALHNYLETHSTFPPGITRAPQHPYAGVSGWNTGKVLWSAFILPFMDQGPLYNKIDFSMPDPGRHANNADVRNVELPVYRCPSDPGGKGTTGSSSGPSNYTGCVGNSPLGSVSGGGSTYKNNGTSVFFTDSKTKIRDITDGTSNTMMVSELLVGSEYVNYGNVSTGGILDDCSASGSTGKLRGQSWFYGDASIRWAYLTVFPPNTKAACRTYQEYANASPASQHVGGVHILLCDGAVRFVSDNIHLKTWQDLGHKSDDNVLGEF
- a CDS encoding alpha/beta hydrolase; the protein is MQQARFFLVWLMVFILWQSAISAGQAKPDREKLAREFVKQLEQGEFEKAVQRFDTVMTKALPPNKLEAIWKGVLSQYGSLQRIADSRTEAIKKYQIVFVTCQFERGQLDTKVVFTEQNEIAGLFFVPGGVYRTPGYVDKKQFEEVEVTVGAGLWAVPGTLSLPKGDKRVPAVVLVHGSGPHDRDETIGPNKPFRDLAQGLASRGVAVLRYEKRTKHHQLKMALLSGGLTVKEESVDDAVAAVDVLANQPRIETNRIYVLGHSLGGNLLPRIGAASAKIAGFISFAGSVRPLEDLVLDQVKYLFSLDGAVTAEEQQKIDAIKKQVEMVKSPALSADFAASELPLGISAPYWLDLRGYQPAVRAQTLQKPFLILQGERDYQVTMVDFDLWKQALGSRADVTLISYTRLNHLFMAGEGKSTPSEYLTPGHVEKRVIVDIAKWIKAQK